A region of Polynucleobacter sp. JS-Mosq-20-D10 DNA encodes the following proteins:
- the asnB gene encoding asparagine synthase (glutamine-hydrolyzing): MCGIVALLVDGLDISFRKPLVSEMLDKISHRGPDGAGIDYVNAQALLGHCRLAVIDVDNGQQPMTSRCGRYKLVFNGEIYNYLELALELRAIGVSLKTASDTEVLLQLLIHRGIAALPTLNGMFSFVFHDRQSGSWVAARDHFGIKPLYYSKTSNELIFSSEIKAILCHPEIHVERDDKSLEQYMSFQFCLDDRTLFKNVLKIEPGHYLTGTGNRIESNISYWKQDYQVDYEHTETWFREKLLYLLEDSTMLQMRSDVPVGSYVSGGIDSSLVAVLASRHSDGRMPVFHGRFKDGSQYDESKYAKILIEHSNCDYFEVVPTDQDFVDLIPKLIYALDEPLAGPGVFPQYLVSKLAAEHVKVVLGGQGGDEIFGGYARYLIGYLEQALKGAIFESQEEGNHLVTLESIVPNLAILKEYTPLIKQFWSRGLFDNMDSRYFHLIDRSKDIKEILNPDLIKTFNRDGLFSDFQRIFNNPETTSYINKMTYFDQKTLLPALLQVEDRVSMAHSIESRVPLLDYRIMDLVTQMPPQLKFQGGKTKHILKKSVSHILPKPILNRKDKMGFPVPLAEWMRGGVVRDFVADTLLSKASVERNIFTKKALESMIINQGVGSRQLWGALSLEIWHQQFIDA, encoded by the coding sequence ATGTGTGGAATAGTTGCCCTCCTGGTTGATGGCCTAGATATCTCTTTTCGAAAACCTTTGGTCTCAGAAATGTTGGATAAAATTTCACATCGAGGTCCTGACGGTGCTGGTATAGACTATGTTAATGCCCAAGCTTTGCTTGGGCATTGCCGTTTAGCAGTAATTGATGTTGATAATGGGCAGCAACCCATGACTTCTAGATGCGGTCGATATAAATTAGTTTTTAATGGTGAAATCTATAACTATTTAGAGTTGGCTCTTGAGTTACGTGCAATTGGAGTGTCTTTAAAAACAGCATCAGATACTGAAGTTCTTCTCCAGCTACTAATCCACCGCGGAATAGCAGCCCTACCAACGCTCAATGGAATGTTTTCTTTTGTCTTTCATGATCGTCAGAGTGGTTCATGGGTAGCAGCGAGAGATCATTTTGGAATTAAACCACTTTACTATTCAAAGACATCAAATGAGCTAATTTTTTCCTCTGAAATTAAGGCAATCTTATGTCATCCTGAGATTCATGTTGAGAGGGATGATAAGTCTCTTGAGCAGTACATGTCATTTCAATTTTGCCTTGATGATAGGACACTTTTTAAAAATGTTCTAAAAATTGAACCTGGACATTATCTTACTGGGACTGGCAATCGAATTGAATCTAATATATCGTATTGGAAGCAAGATTATCAAGTTGATTATGAACATACTGAAACATGGTTTAGAGAAAAACTTCTTTACTTGCTTGAGGACAGTACGATGCTTCAAATGCGTTCCGATGTTCCAGTCGGATCCTATGTATCGGGTGGTATAGATTCTAGTCTGGTTGCTGTACTAGCTTCAAGGCATTCGGATGGTCGAATGCCGGTGTTTCATGGAAGATTTAAAGATGGGTCTCAATATGATGAATCAAAATATGCAAAGATTTTAATTGAACATTCTAATTGCGATTATTTTGAAGTAGTGCCAACAGATCAAGATTTTGTAGATCTGATACCTAAATTGATATATGCTCTAGATGAACCTCTCGCTGGTCCTGGCGTATTTCCCCAATATTTGGTCAGTAAGCTTGCGGCAGAGCATGTGAAAGTAGTTCTGGGAGGACAAGGCGGTGATGAGATATTTGGTGGATATGCTAGATACCTCATTGGCTACCTCGAGCAGGCTCTAAAGGGTGCAATATTCGAAAGCCAGGAAGAAGGAAATCACCTGGTAACGCTAGAATCAATTGTTCCCAATCTCGCTATTTTGAAAGAGTACACTCCATTGATTAAGCAGTTTTGGAGCAGAGGGCTTTTTGATAATATGGATAGCAGATACTTCCATTTAATTGATCGAAGTAAGGATATTAAAGAAATATTAAATCCAGATTTGATAAAAACCTTTAATCGTGATGGATTATTCTCTGATTTTCAAAGAATTTTTAACAATCCAGAAACCACTTCGTATATTAATAAGATGACGTATTTTGATCAAAAAACTTTATTACCAGCGCTGTTACAAGTTGAGGATAGGGTAAGTATGGCGCATTCAATTGAATCAAGGGTACCATTGCTAGATTACCGGATTATGGATTTAGTTACACAAATGCCTCCCCAGTTAAAGTTTCAAGGTGGTAAAACAAAACATATCTTAAAGAAATCAGTTTCACATATATTGCCGAAACCAATTCTTAATCGCAAGGATAAGATGGGATTTCCGGTGCCCCTAGCTGAGTGGATGAGGGGTGGCGTGGTGAGAGATTTTGTTGCTGACACCTTATTATCCAAAGCTAGTGTTGAGAGAAATATTTTTACAAAAAAAGCGCTAGAAAGTATGATAATTAATCAGGGTGTTGGCTCAAGACAGTTATGGGGCGCGCTAAGCCTTGAAATTTGGCATCAACAATTTATAGATGCATAA
- a CDS encoding class I SAM-dependent methyltransferase — MKLLDLGFGIGFWVTEFGLRGLNNLYADLTKNAIEITGKRLTENGVSANLSQQDGESLNFPDATFDHINCQGVIHHTPNPEKKLFQKYIEC, encoded by the coding sequence ATTAAGTTATTAGATTTGGGTTTCGGAATTGGCTTTTGGGTTACTGAATTTGGTCTTCGCGGGCTAAATAACCTATATGCAGATCTAACAAAGAACGCCATAGAAATAACGGGTAAAAGATTGACAGAAAATGGAGTGTCGGCGAACCTTAGTCAGCAGGACGGAGAAAGTCTAAATTTTCCAGACGCTACATTTGATCATATCAATTGCCAAGGGGTTATTCACCATACGCCAAACCCAGAAAAAAAATTATTTCAGAAATATATCGAGTGTTAA
- a CDS encoding glycosyltransferase family 4 protein codes for MPYIFFKLLILLVASPYLYIIFYLRKKNCNKEVRRYIFVPPVSYNYSYLMDYWKDFSRYLVIDKRIKSQFLVFEKRKGNVRYHGRKVVEFPIGDFLDVIAIARYFLLRPNTCIGLNGDMYSSILGLYLNIFFQVPIIFFVIASPVSNYIMTPKSLRNKKDILGNYIYKFLWRKAKILCGSRIMHYEVMYTIGEEALNKYISTDHIVRAELPKLIPPNINNSINSKIILLITRFEKMKRSEDAIDAFLISKASKNGFELHVLGDGNYLPLAVYKYKLFNNIIFKGRVSNSLILKNIESAYIVVAPHSGGVSIEAGIVGRPIIAYGTNAMPEYIVDGFSGFLIDSFRIEDIKDKIDLLVRDKELYLEMCLNSQKFIYSKYSEDRMKESKSKLINAIIKL; via the coding sequence ATGCCTTATATTTTCTTTAAATTATTAATTTTGTTAGTAGCAAGTCCATATTTGTATATTATATTTTATCTTAGAAAAAAAAATTGTAATAAAGAGGTAAGGAGGTATATTTTTGTTCCTCCTGTTTCCTACAATTATTCCTATTTAATGGATTATTGGAAGGACTTTTCCAGATATTTAGTGATCGATAAGAGAATCAAGAGTCAATTTTTAGTATTTGAAAAAAGAAAGGGTAACGTTAGGTACCATGGTAGAAAGGTTGTTGAGTTTCCTATAGGTGATTTTTTGGATGTTATAGCCATAGCCCGTTATTTTTTGCTTAGGCCGAATACATGTATTGGATTAAATGGGGATATGTATTCATCTATTCTTGGCCTTTACCTGAACATTTTTTTTCAAGTCCCTATAATATTTTTTGTAATAGCCTCACCAGTTTCAAACTATATCATGACACCTAAAAGTTTAAGAAATAAAAAAGATATTTTAGGTAATTATATATATAAGTTCTTATGGCGAAAGGCAAAAATTCTTTGTGGTTCTCGTATTATGCATTATGAGGTCATGTACACTATTGGAGAAGAGGCGCTTAACAAGTACATATCAACCGATCATATTGTGCGGGCAGAACTTCCTAAGCTTATTCCTCCAAATATTAATAATTCTATTAATAGTAAAATTATACTATTAATAACTAGATTCGAAAAGATGAAACGCTCAGAAGATGCAATAGATGCATTTCTTATATCCAAAGCATCGAAAAATGGTTTTGAGTTGCACGTACTGGGTGATGGAAATTATCTTCCTTTGGCTGTTTATAAATATAAATTATTTAATAATATTATTTTTAAGGGTAGGGTGAGCAACTCTTTAATTCTGAAAAATATTGAATCAGCGTATATTGTAGTTGCACCTCATTCCGGTGGCGTATCAATCGAAGCTGGAATTGTAGGAAGGCCAATTATTGCATACGGTACAAATGCTATGCCTGAATACATTGTAGATGGTTTTTCTGGATTTTTAATTGACTCATTCAGAATAGAAGACATAAAAGATAAAATTGATTTGCTTGTTAGAGATAAAGAATTATATTTGGAAATGTGTTTAAATTCTCAAAAATTCATATATAGTAAATATTCAGAAGACCGTATGAAAGAGTCAAAGTCTAAACTTATTAATGCAATCATAAAATTATGA
- the wecB gene encoding non-hydrolyzing UDP-N-acetylglucosamine 2-epimerase: MKIITILGARPQFIKAATVSRAFKSYTSIEEKILHTGQHFDSNMSDVFFDQMDLPQPTFNLGIASLSHGAMMGRMLEGIEHILMSERPDQVLVYGDTNSTLAGALAACKLHLPVIHIEAGLRSHNLIMPEEVNRVLTDRISSTLFCPSAVAVSNLKSEGFPYTNTKSQDQIVINVGDVMYDAILYYQEKAKLIISLDNWEIKEKEYALCTLHRAENTDDPKKLEAIFQALQIINETLDIVMPIHPRTYSLIKRLGRQDWLSGLRILEPLPYLEMQRLEMGAQLVLTDSGGIQKESYFHKVPCITLRDETEWVETVEMGWNVLTGANFEKIIAAFSRRVLPNSNVEKSVYGNGDAAKKIANYVWGNL; the protein is encoded by the coding sequence ATGAAAATAATAACCATACTTGGAGCAAGGCCGCAATTTATAAAAGCGGCAACAGTAAGTCGTGCTTTTAAGAGCTATACAAGCATCGAGGAAAAAATTCTTCATACAGGACAACATTTTGATTCAAATATGTCCGATGTCTTTTTTGATCAAATGGATTTGCCGCAACCAACATTTAATCTTGGAATTGCAAGCTTATCTCACGGGGCCATGATGGGGCGTATGCTAGAGGGGATAGAGCATATATTGATGTCTGAGAGGCCGGATCAGGTTTTGGTCTATGGCGATACTAACTCAACACTAGCAGGTGCGTTAGCAGCTTGTAAGCTCCATTTACCTGTTATTCATATTGAAGCTGGTCTTAGATCTCATAATTTAATCATGCCAGAGGAAGTCAATCGTGTATTAACCGATAGGATTTCCAGTACATTGTTTTGCCCAAGTGCAGTGGCAGTTTCAAATCTTAAAAGCGAGGGATTCCCTTATACAAATACCAAAAGCCAGGATCAGATTGTTATTAATGTTGGTGATGTTATGTATGACGCAATATTGTATTATCAAGAGAAAGCGAAATTGATAATCTCTCTTGATAATTGGGAAATTAAAGAAAAGGAATATGCACTTTGCACACTTCATAGGGCTGAGAATACGGATGATCCTAAAAAATTAGAGGCAATTTTTCAAGCATTGCAAATAATAAATGAAACATTGGATATTGTTATGCCGATTCATCCAAGAACGTATAGTTTAATAAAAAGATTAGGGAGGCAGGATTGGTTAAGTGGATTACGCATTCTTGAACCCCTGCCATATCTTGAAATGCAGAGATTGGAAATGGGCGCTCAATTGGTATTGACAGATTCCGGCGGCATCCAAAAAGAGTCATATTTTCATAAAGTTCCCTGTATAACGTTAAGGGATGAAACTGAGTGGGTTGAGACTGTTGAAATGGGATGGAATGTTTTGACTGGCGCCAATTTCGAAAAAATTATAGCGGCCTTTAGTCGTCGAGTTTTGCCAAATTCTAATGTAGAAAAAAGTGTTTACGGCAATGGAGATGCGGCAAAAAAAATTGCTAATTATGTTTGGGGAAATTTATGA
- a CDS encoding DegT/DnrJ/EryC1/StrS aminotransferase family protein, translating into MKWILKPRFKPFLNYKEWKKIFRLNSDAVYQFEKKFAKKFKAVDAVTFPYGRSAQWAFFNAIGLVNSEVLMPSYTCSVVAHAVTLSGNTPVFVDINLNDYNMDLNELEKLVSVKTKAIIATHTFGYPQDLDRLEDIVKKSEIRFGHKIWLIQDCCHCFGAEWNGRMIGTSGDVAVYALNISKIMTSIFGGMLTFQNQDLANIVRDWRDNNYKKTGFLKEIKRRLYFILVCIAFSKYLYFVTWWLQEKTNILNKYTKAFHLDNKIHFPVDYLDHMTNIEAAIGLVQLDKYDQIIDYRRKKVNFYQESLSKNPSWILGPIIQGATYSHYPIRVSNRDAVLKEYINHGVQLGNLIQYSIPNLPEYSHYKGDFKNSTLASSSLINFPVTK; encoded by the coding sequence ATGAAGTGGATACTAAAGCCAAGATTTAAACCATTCTTGAATTATAAAGAGTGGAAAAAGATATTCCGCTTAAATTCAGACGCTGTATATCAATTTGAAAAAAAGTTTGCAAAAAAATTTAAAGCAGTTGATGCCGTGACATTTCCATATGGAAGATCGGCCCAGTGGGCATTCTTTAATGCAATTGGCTTGGTCAACTCTGAAGTATTAATGCCATCATATACATGTTCAGTTGTAGCTCATGCTGTGACCTTAAGTGGCAATACCCCCGTCTTTGTAGATATAAATTTAAATGACTACAACATGGATTTGAATGAGCTAGAGAAATTAGTCAGCGTAAAGACTAAGGCAATCATAGCAACCCATACATTTGGGTATCCCCAGGATTTAGATAGGCTGGAAGATATTGTTAAAAAATCAGAAATTCGTTTTGGACATAAGATATGGCTAATTCAAGATTGTTGCCACTGTTTCGGAGCGGAATGGAATGGCAGAATGATTGGGACCTCTGGTGATGTAGCAGTATATGCTTTGAATATTAGCAAGATAATGACAAGTATTTTTGGTGGAATGTTAACTTTTCAAAATCAAGATTTAGCAAATATAGTACGAGATTGGCGTGATAATAATTATAAAAAAACAGGATTTTTAAAAGAAATTAAACGTAGGTTATATTTTATTCTTGTGTGTATAGCATTTAGTAAGTATCTTTATTTTGTAACCTGGTGGCTTCAGGAGAAAACAAATATTTTAAATAAGTATACGAAAGCATTTCATCTTGATAATAAAATACATTTTCCGGTAGATTATTTAGACCACATGACTAATATTGAAGCAGCAATAGGGTTGGTTCAGCTAGACAAATATGACCAGATTATTGATTACCGACGCAAAAAAGTAAATTTCTATCAAGAGAGCTTGTCAAAAAATCCAAGTTGGATCCTGGGTCCAATAATTCAAGGAGCAACTTACTCCCACTATCCTATAAGAGTCTCTAATCGAGACGCTGTATTAAAAGAATATATAAATCACGGAGTACAGCTTGGAAATTTAATCCAATATAGCATTCCTAACTTACCGGAATATTCTCACTATAAAGGCGACTTTAAAAATTCGACTCTTGCAAGTTCATCTCTAATTAATTTCCCTGTAACAAAATAA
- a CDS encoding lipopolysaccharide biosynthesis protein, with translation MGVRELMDSIKRFSKEALIYGIGGILNKGLSFLMIPIYTRIFSVGEYGAIEILNLNAAFVSIIISLGMDATLSMYFYKFDESDRGERKCFVSSILQLRLIWGFFVAILSTLLVPIIFGLISNGDLNFEIYGILFLGVLINQIVSIASDIMRLTHKPGKFLLVSLMSSIVCAALTIFFCLAMNYGVFGYFLALAMSGTLIAIYSIHLIKNYLSFSRIYSEYWVKIIKFGVPFMPAAITMYLMNSTDRWFLEIYKGVESVGIYAIGLKFAYILSLLVEGVRQAWWPVAMELVQKDDNKKIFRNAAEIYLGSAAIGVILLTYCSPKLIDILVSEQYRESWRIVGLLAWQPVLYGFFSIICIGIWKSEKSYINAIIMGMSALVCVMCNWLLVKSYGYVGSAISTIIAYLFWITVSLYISESLWRVGYKLKIMLMQITLALGYTSWFVFVELGNMNIVNAIVGLIIILIILSMIIVDKEKININGFKKYIF, from the coding sequence ATGGGTGTTAGAGAATTAATGGATTCCATCAAGAGATTTAGTAAGGAGGCTCTGATTTATGGAATTGGAGGTATCTTAAATAAAGGCTTATCATTTTTAATGATCCCAATTTACACCAGAATTTTTTCAGTGGGTGAATATGGTGCAATTGAAATTCTAAACTTAAACGCCGCATTTGTTTCCATCATCATTTCACTAGGGATGGATGCAACACTTTCAATGTACTTTTATAAATTCGATGAATCCGATCGGGGAGAGCGAAAGTGTTTTGTCTCTTCCATACTTCAATTGCGGCTAATATGGGGATTTTTTGTAGCAATTCTCTCAACCTTACTAGTGCCAATAATATTTGGATTAATTTCTAACGGCGACTTAAATTTTGAAATATATGGAATTTTATTTTTAGGGGTATTAATAAATCAAATTGTGAGTATTGCATCAGATATTATGAGGCTAACTCATAAACCTGGAAAATTCCTCTTAGTAAGTTTAATGAGTTCAATTGTATGTGCCGCTCTAACTATATTTTTTTGCTTAGCCATGAACTATGGCGTATTTGGCTATTTTCTGGCGCTTGCAATGTCGGGTACATTGATTGCGATTTACAGCATACATCTAATAAAGAACTACCTTAGCTTCTCAAGAATTTACAGTGAATACTGGGTAAAGATAATTAAATTCGGAGTTCCATTCATGCCGGCAGCAATAACAATGTACCTAATGAATTCAACGGATAGATGGTTTCTTGAAATCTATAAGGGAGTAGAGTCTGTTGGTATATACGCTATAGGGCTAAAGTTTGCATATATCTTGAGTTTGTTGGTAGAAGGGGTGCGACAAGCCTGGTGGCCCGTTGCAATGGAATTAGTGCAAAAAGATGATAACAAGAAAATATTTCGTAATGCAGCAGAGATATATTTAGGGTCTGCAGCAATAGGAGTTATTTTATTGACATATTGCTCCCCAAAACTGATTGATATATTGGTTAGTGAGCAGTATCGCGAATCATGGAGAATTGTAGGGTTATTAGCATGGCAACCAGTATTGTATGGCTTTTTTTCAATAATATGTATCGGTATATGGAAATCAGAAAAGTCTTATATAAATGCAATAATAATGGGGATGTCAGCACTTGTCTGCGTGATGTGCAATTGGTTATTAGTAAAAAGTTATGGTTACGTTGGGTCGGCAATTTCAACGATAATTGCTTATCTATTTTGGATAACAGTTTCGCTATACATCAGTGAATCATTATGGCGCGTCGGATATAAACTGAAAATAATGCTAATGCAGATTACCTTAGCGCTAGGATACACATCTTGGTTCGTCTTCGTAGAGCTAGGGAACATGAATATTGTTAATGCAATTGTTGGGCTAATTATTATTTTAATAATATTATCAATGATAATAGTGGATAAAGAGAAGATTAATATTAATGGATTTAAAAAATATATATTTTAA
- a CDS encoding methyltransferase domain-containing protein encodes MVAIEQLFFCQACGYYKKKHLSEWDGRKTPWGADFLKSYTKGSFWRKRVAFDRAQLINLLLQKFNILPKDNSKMCLADWGCANGIFLAEAKKIGFTVYGVETSEIFRDECNRAEGITCFGCEDDLKEISFDVLTCFDSIGYTTDLFKTLNIFKQTLKTNSILMVSAGFFAGDLSLVQDNSFNYFFNSKFFKETLPRFIGVSARRYWMEDRNFNTLDSSVRDIDWWASYLGMNGEFKMQYCILVKTSAANLNKIDSHEWSCESK; translated from the coding sequence ATGGTTGCAATTGAGCAATTATTTTTTTGTCAAGCATGTGGCTATTACAAAAAAAAGCATCTTTCCGAATGGGATGGTAGAAAAACACCTTGGGGCGCAGATTTTCTAAAATCCTATACAAAAGGTAGTTTTTGGAGGAAGAGAGTTGCCTTTGATAGGGCTCAGCTAATTAACTTACTTTTACAAAAGTTTAATATCCTTCCTAAGGATAATTCAAAAATGTGTCTCGCTGATTGGGGGTGTGCTAACGGTATTTTCTTAGCAGAGGCAAAGAAAATAGGTTTTACTGTTTATGGTGTAGAGACTAGCGAAATTTTTCGTGATGAGTGCAATAGAGCTGAAGGAATTACTTGCTTTGGCTGTGAAGATGATTTAAAGGAAATTAGCTTTGACGTTCTAACTTGTTTTGATTCAATTGGTTATACAACTGATTTATTCAAAACATTAAATATATTCAAGCAAACACTAAAGACAAATTCAATATTGATGGTGAGCGCAGGCTTTTTTGCCGGAGATTTATCTTTGGTTCAAGATAATTCATTCAATTACTTTTTCAATAGCAAATTTTTTAAAGAGACTCTTCCGCGATTTATTGGAGTGAGTGCAAGAAGATATTGGATGGAGGATCGAAACTTTAACACTCTTGATTCATCTGTTAGGGATATTGATTGGTGGGCAAGCTACCTGGGGATGAACGGAGAATTTAAAATGCAATACTGTATTCTAGTGAAAACAAGCGCAGCTAATTTAAATAAAATTGATTCACATGAGTGGTCTTGCGAAAGCAAGTGA
- a CDS encoding GNAT family N-acetyltransferase, which translates to MRSDIKICEVKLIDFNNLASIHRTALPEDVLPSFGPKVLENFYKKTIELKSNRFIVAKKQDKVIGFILLSKESIRLFEIIFSYSFLCGFFRVILFKPSKILVAFSQIINKVPLGIDAMEITYIAIMPEYQGLGVGGRLLNHIPSTLKYSNIKFIETKTSNEKLFNYYVKSFNAKLVHQFTSWNNKYYAVKWVLEN; encoded by the coding sequence TTGAGATCTGACATTAAAATTTGTGAAGTTAAATTAATAGATTTTAATAATTTAGCCTCTATCCACAGAACCGCGCTTCCAGAAGATGTTTTACCATCATTTGGGCCTAAAGTCCTAGAAAATTTCTATAAAAAAACAATAGAGTTAAAGAGTAATAGATTTATCGTTGCAAAAAAACAGGATAAAGTTATAGGATTTATCCTCTTATCAAAAGAATCAATCAGGCTCTTCGAGATAATTTTTTCTTATAGTTTTTTATGTGGTTTTTTTAGAGTAATTTTATTCAAGCCAAGTAAAATTCTAGTAGCTTTTAGTCAAATAATAAATAAAGTTCCTTTGGGTATTGATGCAATGGAAATTACTTATATTGCCATAATGCCAGAGTATCAAGGATTGGGGGTAGGCGGGAGATTGCTTAATCATATTCCTTCGACCTTAAAATATTCAAATATCAAATTTATAGAAACAAAAACGTCTAATGAAAAATTATTTAACTATTATGTGAAATCATTTAATGCAAAATTAGTCCATCAATTTACATCGTGGAATAATAAATACTATGCAGTTAAATGGGTGTTAGAGAATTAA
- a CDS encoding DegT/DnrJ/EryC1/StrS aminotransferase family protein — protein MSGLAKASDLHLLSYNIKMSIPFIDLTRFEDHFLLRWSEKVAELSKKASFIGGYEVEIFEQRLSDLTQVDNVVTCANGTDAIQLALRALGVGVGDYVLVPNVTFWATYEAAVNVGAIPITIDVDLIDGGVDLSAFILAAEKYQPKAAVIAHLYGWATRNLDFIRTFCKDSNIFLVEDGAQCFGVQLNGQSIYKDALLSTTSFYPAKVLGGAGDGGAVFSNKKSIAEEVRRLGNHGRTSHYGYGSIGWNSRLDSIQAAYLNIALDYLPQRISSRRNAAKYYQNSLSTIGVKQILAPEFYEENGYCNVTIFEDFDLKRRVEKGLRDKNIGFGNIYPAAISDQPAIKSILHMGGRNSQKLCESILNLPLYPYMTEIELKTVVDTVASLV, from the coding sequence ATGAGTGGTCTTGCGAAAGCAAGTGATCTTCACCTTCTATCCTACAATATTAAAATGTCTATTCCATTTATCGATTTAACTAGGTTTGAAGATCACTTTTTGCTGCGATGGAGTGAAAAGGTTGCTGAACTTTCAAAAAAAGCCTCATTTATTGGCGGATATGAAGTAGAAATTTTCGAACAGCGATTATCGGACTTAACCCAGGTTGATAATGTCGTGACCTGTGCCAATGGAACGGATGCTATTCAACTTGCCCTTCGAGCCTTGGGCGTTGGTGTAGGTGATTATGTACTTGTGCCAAATGTTACCTTCTGGGCTACATATGAGGCTGCTGTAAACGTTGGGGCGATCCCAATAACCATTGATGTTGACCTTATTGACGGTGGGGTTGATTTATCTGCATTCATTCTAGCTGCAGAGAAGTATCAACCTAAGGCCGCCGTTATTGCTCATCTTTATGGTTGGGCAACTAGAAATTTAGATTTCATTAGAACTTTTTGTAAAGATTCCAATATTTTCTTGGTTGAGGATGGGGCCCAATGTTTTGGCGTTCAGTTAAACGGACAGTCCATCTATAAGGATGCATTACTTTCTACAACTTCTTTTTATCCGGCTAAGGTTCTGGGGGGTGCGGGCGACGGCGGCGCCGTTTTTTCAAACAAAAAATCTATAGCTGAAGAAGTGAGGAGGCTTGGTAATCATGGGCGCACTTCACATTATGGATACGGTTCAATTGGATGGAACTCCAGATTGGATTCAATTCAGGCGGCTTATTTAAATATAGCCCTAGATTATCTTCCTCAACGAATTTCCTCAAGACGGAATGCTGCTAAGTACTATCAAAATAGTTTATCCACAATTGGCGTTAAACAAATCTTAGCGCCAGAATTTTATGAGGAAAATGGATACTGTAATGTAACTATCTTCGAAGATTTTGATTTAAAGAGGCGCGTCGAAAAAGGTTTGAGAGATAAAAATATTGGATTCGGAAATATATATCCCGCAGCAATATCAGATCAGCCAGCAATTAAGAGCATTCTCCATATGGGTGGTAGAAACTCGCAGAAGCTGTGCGAATCAATTCTCAACTTACCTTTGTATCCATATATGACTGAAATTGAACTTAAAACAGTTGTTGATACTGTAGCTTCCCTTGTATAG
- a CDS encoding glycosyltransferase family 2 protein yields the protein MIFVLLPALNEEKSLPTLIPKLNTELSNFNEGYKIIVCNDGSTDGTQKMLEDFKRSIPLEIIHHKINRGLGESSRDLFELASQLSSAGDVIVRLDCDDTHEPEFIPNLINKIREGYDVVVASRFAEGGGQLGVNSYRTFISYGANSFMKLFFPIKGLREYSCGFRAYRAEKIKEAVSFFGNNFIQLKGLGFTCTLEKVVKLKLLDAKFTEVPFILRYDQKQSSSKMVGSVTTLGYIVMTILYYWPWGGWRNSIKSRHANWSLSNDHFQ from the coding sequence ATGATTTTTGTTTTGCTGCCTGCCTTAAATGAAGAGAAATCTTTGCCGACGTTGATTCCCAAATTAAATACTGAATTAAGTAATTTTAATGAGGGTTATAAAATAATAGTTTGCAATGATGGAAGCACTGATGGTACTCAAAAAATGTTGGAGGATTTTAAAAGAAGCATACCTTTAGAAATTATTCATCACAAAATTAATCGTGGCTTGGGGGAGTCCTCAAGGGATCTATTTGAGCTTGCAAGTCAGCTATCTAGTGCTGGCGATGTGATTGTGCGCCTTGATTGTGACGATACTCATGAGCCAGAGTTTATACCTAACCTAATTAATAAAATCAGAGAAGGTTACGATGTTGTAGTTGCTTCGCGCTTTGCTGAGGGCGGTGGCCAACTTGGAGTAAATTCCTACCGTACTTTTATTAGTTATGGAGCAAACTCCTTTATGAAATTATTTTTTCCAATCAAGGGACTTCGAGAATATTCATGTGGGTTTCGTGCATACAGGGCCGAGAAAATTAAGGAGGCGGTTAGTTTTTTTGGAAATAACTTTATTCAATTAAAGGGTCTAGGCTTTACATGCACCCTGGAAAAGGTGGTGAAATTAAAATTACTTGATGCCAAATTCACTGAAGTCCCCTTTATACTTCGTTATGACCAAAAGCAAAGTAGTAGCAAAATGGTAGGAAGCGTAACAACTTTGGGATATATTGTTATGACAATTCTTTATTACTGGCCGTGGGGTGGCTGGAGAAACTCCATAAAATCAAGACACGCTAATTGGAGTTTATCTAATGATCATTTTCAGTAG